A genomic window from Lycium barbarum isolate Lr01 chromosome 4, ASM1917538v2, whole genome shotgun sequence includes:
- the LOC132637698 gene encoding uncharacterized protein LOC132637698 has product MEYLVDKSQSVFVPGRVITDNIILSHELVKGYGRKGVSPRCMMKLDMQKAYDSIEWDFLEQILDSLAFPRVFVKWIMQCVKIVSYSILINGQPTMPFLACKELRGDTGSMKLMYKCFLDFSQASGLKVNKAKSSIFFGGVPHEIQEEILAELGMSNGELPVRYLGVPLSTKRISVAQCQPLLDKMVGRVTSWTARFLSYARRLQLIKSVLFSIQTFWGQIFILPKKIIRMIE; this is encoded by the exons ATGGAGTATCTAGTGGATAAATCACAATCTGTATTTGTTCCTGGTAGAGTAATCACTGACAACATTATCCTAAGCCATGAACTGGTTAAAGGATATGGCAGGAAAGGAGTTTCTCCAAGGTGTATGATGAAATTAGATATGCAGAAGGCATATGACTCCATCGAATGGGACTTCCTGGAGCAGATACTAGATAGTCTGGCTTTTCCCAGAGTGTTTGTCAAATGGATCATGCAATGTGTCAAAATAGTCTCATACTCCATACTGATAAATGGACAGCCTACTATGCCATTTCTAGCTTGTAAAGAGCTAAG GGGAGATACGGGCTCTATGAAGTTAATGTATAAATGCTTCCTGGACTTCTCACAAGCCTCTGGCTTAAAGGTTAATAAAGCAAAGAGCTCCATCTTCTTTGGAGGGGTCCCTCATGAAATACAGGAGGAGATACTTGCTGAGCTTGGAATGTCAAACGGAGAACTACCTGTGAGATACCTTGGAGTACCATTAAGTACAAAAAGGATCTCAGTTGCACAATGTCAGCCATTATTGGATAAGATGGTAGGAAGAGTTACTTCATGGACAGCAAGATTCCTATCATATGCTAGAAGATTACAATTAATCAAGAGTGTTCTGTTCTCCATACAAACATTTTGGGGGCAAATCTTTATCCTCCCAAAGAAGATTATCAGAATGATAGAGTAA